A DNA window from Drosophila pseudoobscura strain MV-25-SWS-2005 chromosome 2, UCI_Dpse_MV25, whole genome shotgun sequence contains the following coding sequences:
- the Fas1 gene encoding fasciclin-1 isoform X1: MTSSGLRAAAALLLLCAATFAAAAELSDKLRDDSELSQSTAKSFRRLMPVRFYSQVEQNPIANATLTLRSCTIFVPTNEAFQRYKGSIHVLYHITTAAFSKEQLPKSVSSDMDGNPPLYITKNRNGDIYVNNARIIPSLSVEMTNREGKRQVMHIIDEVLQPLSVQKNAKDNINNPDAMQFLQMAEQLELNDFHLRTYRSQVTLAKKESVYQSPGAHTFLIPIDESFKLSARSGLVDAKVIDGHVIPNTVIFTAASQHDDPKTSAAFEDLLKVTVSFFKQKDGKMYVKSNTIVGDAKHREGVVLAEIVKANIPVQNGVVHLIHRPLMIIDTTVTDFLKKNFGCNSFKFLNENGENGALRKFYEVIMDNGGEVLDDITNLSEVTILAPSNDAWNASLIENLLRNRKKMREILNMHIIRDRLNVDKIRQKNANMIAQVPTVNNNTFLYFNVKGEGTDAVITVEGGGVNATIIQADVAQTNGYVHIIDRVLGVPHTTVLGKLESDPMMSDTYKMGQFSHFNDQLNNTQRRFTYFVPRDKGWQKTELDYPSAHKKLFMPDFSYHSKSILERHLAIADHVFTMKDLVQYSEQAGNVVLPTFRDSLQLRVEEEAGHLHDENASHEWTGYVIIWNYKKINVYRPDVECTNGIIHVIDYPLLEEKDVVVSGGSYLTESSICIILANLIMITVAKILN, encoded by the exons ATGACGTCGTCTGGACTCAGAGCGGCggcagcgctgctgctgctctgcgcCGCCACGTTTGCAGCTGCCGCAGAGCTGTCGGACAAATTGCGCGATGATTCGGAGCTTTCTCAG AGCACTGCCAAATCCTTCAGGCGCCTTATGCCAGTTAGG TTCTACAGCCAAGTGGAGCAGAATCCCATTGCCAATGCAACGCTGACGCTGCGCAGCTGCACGATCTTCGTGCCCACCAATGAGGCCTTCCAGCGCTACAAAGGGAGCATCCATGTGCTCTATCACATTA cTACTGCGGCTTTCAGCAAAGAACAACTGCCAAAATCTGTGTCATCCGACATGGACGGCAATCCGCCGCTGTACATCACAAAGAATCGCAATGGTGACATCTACGTGAACAATGCCCGGATCATTCCCTCGCTGAGCGTGGAGATGACCAATCGCGAGGGCAAGCGTCAG GTCATGCACATCATTGACGAGGTGCTGCAGCCACTGTCCGTTCAGAAGAACGCCAAGGACAACATCAACAATCCGGATGCGATGCAATTCCTGCAGATGGCCGAGCAGCTCGAGCTGAATGACTTCCACTTGCGCACCTATCGCTCTCAAGTGACGCTGGCGAAGAAGGAGTCCGTCTACCAGTCGCCCGGAGCTCACACTTTTCTCATTCCCATCGACGAGAGCTTCAAG CTCTCGGCACGGAGTGGCCTGGTGGATGCCAAGGTCATTGATGGCCATGTGATACCAAACACTGTCATCTTCACTGCCGCCTCGCAGCACGATGATCCCAAGACATCGGCTGCATTCGAGGATCTGCTCAAGGTTACCGTCAGCTTCTTCAAGCAAAAGGATGGCAAGA TGTACGTAAAGTCCAATACCATTGTGGGCGACGCCAAGCATCGAGAGGGCGTGGTGCTGGCCGAAATTGTCAAGGCCAACATACCAGTGCAGAACGGAGTCGTCCATTTGATTCACCGCCCGCTGATGATCATCGATACGACCGTCACCGATTTCCTAAAG aaaaattttggGTGTAAT TCGTTCAAG TTCTTGAAC GAGAACGGCGAGAACGGAGCTCTGAGAAAGTTCTACGAGGTCATTATGGACAACGGCGGCGAAGTGCTGGACGACATCACCAACCTGTCAGAGGTCACAATTCTGGCACCCAGCAATGATGCCTGGAATGCATCCTTAATCGAAAATCTTTTAAG AAACCGCAAGAAGATGAGGGAAATCCTGAACATGCACATTATTAGGGACCGCTTGAATGTGGATAAGATCAGGCAGAAGAATGCCAATATG ATTGCTCAAGTGCCGACCGTCAACAACAACACGTTCCTGTACTTCAACGTCAAGGGCGAGGGCACCGATGCCGTGATCACCGTCGAGGGCGGTGGTGTCAATGCCACTATCATACAGGCCGACGTTGCACAGACCAATGGCTATGTACACATTATCGATCGGGTCCTGGGCGTTCCACACACCACAGTTCTGGGCAAGCTGGAGTCCGATCCCATGATGAG TGACACCTACAAGATGGGCCAGTTCTCACACTTCAACGATCAGCTGAACAACACTCAGCGCCGCTTCACCTACTTCGTGCCCCGGGACAAGGGCTGGCAGAAGACCGAGCTGGACTACCCATCTGCCCACAAGAAGCTCTTCATGCCTGACTTTTCCTATCAT TCAAAGTCTATTCTGGAACGCCATCTGGCCATTGCGGATCATGTGTTCACCATGAAGGATCTGGTGCAGTACTCTGAGCAGGCCGGCAACGTTGTTCTGCCCACATTCCGCGACTCGCTCCAACTCAGAGTGGAAGAGGAGGCTGGAC ACCTACATGATGAGAATGCTAGTCACGAATGGACTG GCTATGTGATCATCTGGAACTACAAGAAGATCAATGTCTATCGGCCCGATGTGGAGTGCACCAATGGAATCATCCATGTCATTGACTATCcgctgctggaggagaaggaCGTGGTTGTGAGCGGAGGTAGCTATCTGACAGAATCAAGCATTTGCATCATTTTGGCCAACCTCATAATGATAACAGTAGCAAAGATCTTGAACTAA